In the Pongo abelii isolate AG06213 chromosome 18, NHGRI_mPonAbe1-v2.0_pri, whole genome shotgun sequence genome, GAGAGGgccaggggctgcatgcactttCTCCCTGAGCTCCTCCTGCCCCCCCACTCCAGGCTCTGAGACAGCCCAGGACTTCTCGCCCATGTTCTTTGGCCAAGACCAGAGCTTCCACGAGCTCTTCTGTGTGGGCATCCAGCTGTTGAATAAGACCTGGAAGGAGATGCGGGCTACACAGGAGGACTTCGACaaggtgggtggggtgggagctGGGAGGCCTGGGCCAGGGCAGGGGGCTGATCTGGGTACAGAGCTTAGGCCCTGAGCTGAGCTTGGGCGGCCCCAGGTCATGCAGGTGGTGCGGGAGCAGCTGGCCCGCACCCTGGCCCTGAAGCCCACCTCCCTGGAGCTCTTCCGAACCAAGGTGAATGCGCTCAGTTACGGGGAGGTGCTGCGGCTGCGGCAGACTGAACGGCTGCACCAGGAGGGCACACTGGCTCCCCCTATACTGTGAGTCTGGGGGGATGGATCCTCAGTCCTAGCCCCACCTTCCCTGGTGCCCCCTGGGCTACTCCCCAGGTCAGATGTGCTCAGTGACACCCCTCTATCAGGGAGCTGCGGGAGAAGCTGAAGCCAGAGCTCATGGGCCTGATCCGCCAGCAGCGCTTGCTCCGCCTCTGTGAGGGGACGCTCTTCCGCAAGATCAGCAGCCGGCGGCGCCAGGGTCTCTGAGTGGGCATGCGCGGGGGGCAGAGGGCAGGCAGAGGGCGGCTGGCTTGGTGTCAGGACCTCTCAGCACTCCGgccctcttccctttctccacacaGATAAGCTGTGGTTCTGCTGCCTGTCCCCCAACCACAAGCTGCTGCAGTACGGAGACATGGAGGAGGGCGCCAGCCCGCCTACCCTGGAGAGTCTGCCCGAGCAACGTAAGGCAGGCAGGGGCGGGGGCCAGACACCTGCTCTCCCCAGACCGCCTTGGGCCCCGGGGCTGCCAGGACTGCAGTGCTCAGCCCAGCCTTCTTCCTGCAGTCCCTGTGGCCGACATGAGGGCACTCCTGACAGGCAAGGACTGCCCCCATGTCCGGGAGAAAGGCTCCGGGAAGCAGAACAAGGTGAGTACAGTGGGCCGGGGGCTCCTTCCCGCCCGCCCCCACCTGCCCTGTCCCCTGCTCAGTGTCCCCGCTCCCTTGCTTTCCCAGGACCTCTATGAGTTGGCCTTCTCGATCAGCTATGACCGTGGGGAGGAGGAGGCATACCTCAACTTCATTGCCCCCTCCAAGCGGGAGGTGAGTGTCCGCCAGGCTGAGGTCGGCAGGTGGGCAGGGGAGGCAGATGGGCAGACCCTCACGGCTCTGTGCCACCCCCAGTTCTACCTGTGGACAGACGGGCTCAGTGCCTTGCTGGGCAGTCCCATGGGCAGCGAGCAGACACGGCTGGACCTGGAGCAGCTGCTGACCATGGAGACCAAGCTGCGTCTGCTGGAGCTGGAGAACGTGCCCATCCCCGAGCGGCCACCCcctgtgcccccaccccccaccaactTCAACTTCTGCTATGACTGCAGCATCGCCGAACCTTGACAGTGTGGCTGGCCACGGGCCACAGCTGCGGCCACTGCAGCAGCCATAAAGGGCAGTGGGTAGAGGAGTGCAGGCACCCTGACCAGCAGAGATTGCTGCAGAAATAAAGTCTGCTTCGTTCTTGGGATATGTTGAGCCAGCTCTGACCCTTGCAGGCTGAGCCTGTGACAGTGACAGTCTTCCCCTTCTGCCTTCAAACTTAGCTGGTGGATAAGATGGGGCATCAGGCCAGGCCACAAACTTTGACAGCTACGGTTGAGGGGCTGGTGTTCtgaagggggtggggagaggctggGATTGCTGCCTTTCTCCAAGATGAGTCCTCAGCCTCCCTCCATGCTGGGCCTGCGGGGAGGGTTGGCCTGTGGTCTGGGGGTACCTGCCAAGGGAGAGACTGAGCTGCTGGCCTGCTGCAGGAGAACTGGCAGGGTAGGAGGCACTGCCCCAAATGGATGCCTTCCTGGACAGCGTTAACAGGGGCGTAGTCTGGGAGCTATCTCTAGAAGGCTCCTGACAGGCTGACCTCAGTCCTCAAGCTTGCATGGCCCTGCCTGGTGTCCTTTGTAGGACTTGGAGTTCTCTGGTGAGAGGCATGAAGGGAAAGAGGCAGAAGGGCAGGGTCAGGATCCCCATGCTGGTAGGAGGATGTGGGCTGATTCCAACAAGAGCCACTTCTGTGCAGGAAGCCCCGGATTCTGATTAAAACCTAACTCAGGGCCGggcttggctcacacctgtaatcccagcactgtgggaggctgaggcagtccgatcacctgaggtcaggagttcaagaccagcctcggcaatatggtgaaaccccgcctctactaaaaatataacaattagctgggtgtggtggtgcacacctgtaatcccagctactcgggaggctgaggcaggagaatcgcttgaacctgggaggcggaggttgcactgagctgagattgcaccactgcactccagcctgagcgacagaatgagactccatctcaaaaaacaaattaaaaacctaaCTCAGTACCATGGGTAGGGTGGGGGCCATAGACAGGCCAGAGCCCCTGGGGGCAGAAGCAGCGAGGAGTATTGGGCCCAGCTGGAGGTTTGGTCACAGGGGCAGAGGCTGTGATCACAGACCCCAAGCCCTTGAGGAAAGAAGAGCCTATCAGTCTGTGGAGCTCACAGGATAGGCTGAAGCCACTGCCCCTCAGACTTCCCCCTGCCATTCACCTCTTCTCTCCCCAGTGCCACctccaatatctttttttttttctttttcttctttctcttttttttttttttttgagatggagtttcactcttattgcccaggctggagtgcaatggtgtgatcttggctcactgcaacctctgcctcccaggttcaagcaattctcctgccttagcctcccaagtagctgggattataggcatgcgccaccatgcctggctaaattttttgtatttagtagagacagggtttcaccatgttagtcaggctggtctctaactcctgacttcaagtgagccacccgcctcggcctcccaaagtgctgggattacaggcatgagccaccgcacctggctccaatactgttttttttttttttttttttttttgagatgaagttttgctcttgttgcccaggctggagtgcaatggcaccatcttggctcaccgtaccctctgcctcctgggttcaagcgattctcctgccttagcctcctgagtagctgggattacaggcatgcgccaccacgcccggctaattttgtattttttgtagagaaggggtttctccatgttggtcaggctggtctcgaactcccaacctcaggtgatctgcccacctcggcctcccaaaatgctgcgattacaggcgtgagccaccgtgcctggccccaataCTGTTTTTAACTGTTAACCATCAACCTGGCTGACCTTGAGAACTGATGAAACAGCACTTCCTTTGGAGAGTGTGCTGGAGGGCACTtgctccccctcccccagctaAGCTGCAGATCTTTGGGCATCCAGGGCCCACCATGCCCATGCCTAAGGACTTCCCACCACAAATGGAGCAGTCAGCCATTGAGTTATAGGTGGAAATGGGGGGCAGGGACCCCTGATGCTGTCGGTCTCCCTGTAACTGTCAATTATTCCTTCTTAATGTCTCCAGTCCCTTATGCATGCCACCATCATAGCAACAGCCTCCTGACTTCTGGCCTCCTGTCTTGCACTTCCAATCCTCTCAATACCAGCTACCCCAACTGCTTTCTCTGACATAAATCtgatcatacacacacacacaaacatcccATATATTTGATGTCACCCTATCCATGTCCATGGGTTAATGGCCACAGTTTCCATAGCTGAGCCTGAGTTGAGCCAGGTGAGTCTCAGACATACCATGGTTTAGCCCTTCCACCTGAGCACCTGTGGCTTGCAGGGTTCTCGATGCTTGGTCTGAGCTGGCATCCTTCCTGCCTAGACTACCCCCTCAGTGCCAGCTCTGGTCTGCCTGTGTGCGCCCCCACAGTGCCTTCTACCTGGATCACccccttcttttcttctggcCATTTTCATTGCCCTGATTCCTTCCTGGACCCTCCAAGCCCAATTTGTTGCTCCCTGGGCTCTGGTCCCAGGTGCTTGTCTCTCTCTTCACCCGCACCCTGCACGCTGGACTGTCCCTGCTAGCTGGCTTCTCTGTCTCCCCAGCTGGCCCTGGGGCTGGGAGAGCTTTGGCCCCTCTGAATCCGCACATAAAGCACAGTCCCTGCAGGTACTGGGGGAGCCCTGGCTCGCTGCTACAACCAGTGAACAGGGATATGGACGAGGTGCGGGGACACACCAAGGGCCAGACCTGCCATGGAGAAGTCACCAGCACCATTGAGGGGGCTGGATTAGGTGACCTCTAGTGACCCTCTCACCCAGAGATGCTGgcctctttcattcttttcctcttaTTTCCCCCTCAGGACAGCCTCATTGACTCAGGCATCATTCATCAGTTGTTCCTGGAATCTGGCTGGGACAAGCGCACAGCTTGTGCCTTTGCCTCAGGGCACACCCAGGCCTGCAGGGTCTCCTACTGTGTGGGGAAGATGCTAGGAGCCCCTGTGGGGCTGTGGGCCAGGCCTGAGGAAGGAGCGTGCCTTGGGGTTTTCTCCGCCTGCCCCAGGGCCACTTCAGCTGAAGTTGGGAGGGGACGGGCCCTTTAGTCTGAGAACTTAAGACAAGGAGGTACTATCTGGAATGTTTAATCTTAGGATTTACAGCACAGACCTGGGCTCAGCTGCTGAAGCTCAGTGCACACAGGGTGCTGGGAGAGTCCCACAGGAGTAGGTGGAGCCCAGCCTTAGGTCTGAGAGGAGGGCAGGCAAGAGGCAGAGGCTCTGCTCCTCCCAGCACCAGACCCTGCCAGCTGGGGGCCTGGCCTCCCACCTAGGGCTTGGCCAGAGAGCAGGAGCCTGTGGCAGCAACATGTAGGTAGCATTTCCAGGGGCCTGTGGCAACGACGTGTAGCTGGAAGAGGCTACTGCCAGGTGGTGTGGCAGGATGTTCCCTCTGGGCTGCCCTGGATGGGCCCCACCCCCAGTCCTAGAGGGTCTGCAGTAGAGGGAGGCAAGAAGCAACCCAGGTCAAGGCCAGGGTTGGAGACTGGGGGAGTCAAGGAGGCTGTGCTGCAGGGCTGGTTACTGACCCGGCCTCAGAGTGTTAGGGTCAGGTCAGCCCCTCCCACGAAGCGGGACTGGACGCAGGACACCTGGGGCAGCTGGGCTTGGAAGCGTCTGACGGCGGCCATGTTGATGCCAGGGCACATGGCCACATCCAACACCCGGAGCTGCCTGCACGCCTGCCCAATGGCATCCAGTGTCCTGTGGGGAGGCCACCTGATGAGTGCCTGGCCCGGCGTGGgacccagcccagcccctgcaCCGTGGCTCCATCTGCCCAGTGTCATCGGACACACTTACTGCTCTGTGAGCTGACTGCAGCTGGACAGATTGAGATGCTGCAGCCTCGGCCAGGAGCTGGCTGCCTGGGCCCAGCCCTTGTCACTGAGGCGGCTGCAGTGACTCAGCGCCAAGTGCTCCAGGCTAGGACAGCCCCTGGCCACAACCACCAAGCCGTTGTCTGTGAGTTCTGGCAACAGGCTAAGGGACAGCTGCCTCAGCTGGGGAAACTGGAGCACCTATCAGGATGGAGCAGGTGGGGGAGAGGTAAATGCCACTGGAGCCCACAGCCTTGGCCTTTccagatcctcccaccccagccaggGCGTGACTAGAGGCAGCAGAAGCCAATGAAAAAGGAACTCCAAGGTCAACTTTTTTCCAAGCAAAAAGTGGGTTGGCCCAGACCCCTGACTTCAGCCCCAAGATCCTCAGCCTACCCgcacccccagccccacacctTGGCTAAACTGGCATCGGTCAGCTTGCTGCAGGCTGTGAGGTCCAACTCCTGCAGGGCCCGCAGCATGAGCAGGGAGGGGCCCTGTGGCTCGGGACAGGGGTCCTTGGTACCTGAGGCCTGATGCTCCAGCTCTGGGCGTGACTGTGGGAAGAAGCCCTTGCTTCTCAGGTTCCTCCTGAGTTTGCCCTTAAATACTCCTACAGAGACTTGGGAGGGGCAGGAGGGCAGCTGAGCCCAGGGGCCACCCCGTCCTCCAAGACCTTGAGGGTCCCGCACCTGGTTCCCCTGCACAGGCTCCCCCAGCCCCAGAAGCCCCCAGTCACAGAGCTCCCTGCACCAAGCCAGGCGCAGGACTGAGAGGTGGGTGAGATAGGTGCAGATGGCCTGCAGGGTCCGGTTGGTGAGGGCCACACAGGAGGACAGGTCTAGCACCCTGAGGCTCAGGCCCAGCGCTGGGATCATGGAGAGCACTGAGGCATCctaggagggaggaagggaggagacagGATGGAGCAGCAGCTGGTTGCCTATGCCACTTGGCCTGGCAGGGGTAGCTAGGAAGGGTCTGTTCAAGGTTCTCACCCCACAGGCAGGAGGGAGCTACCAGAGGGTCCAAGGAAGGAAGCAACATGGTTCCTGTGCTGGTAGTGAAAGGTGGGGGTGGACGGGGTGGGCCATGGGGGTTGCCACAGGAAAAAGGCCTGGACTGTGGCTGGGGCAGGAAGGATGCAGGTGGCAAGGCCTAGGGTGGCCACCCTGCCTATGCTCCCAGCCCCTGCCAAAAAAGTGAATGAGGCTGCCTCAGACCACAGCTCACAACTGGACCAGCCAGTTGACCCTGCTAAGCCAATCGGAGTTGCTCCCTCTAGAGCTGGACACAGAACAATGAGATGTAGGTAGAGCTGCCAGCTGCCAGGGCAGTTAGGGACGGGGAGCAGGAGCTAAGGGCAGAGTAGAGGAGGCTGGTTTGTAGAGAGATGCACAGAGGGGAGCTTCAGGGACACAAGAACTTGAGGCCTGGAGGCAGCAGCTGAGAGGACACGGGGATGTTGTACCACATATCTGACATGCTTGGTGCCAAAGAGAAGGAGGAGTAAGGCCGGGAAGAGAGGCGCTTGGAGGGGAACAAGGTGGAGAGACGGTTTTTAGGTTGGGAATGCCCTGGTCAAATGGACAGGCTGAAGAAATAATCCACTAAAGAGGGACAGACTGACACTGCCAAGACAGGGGCGCCACCCAGAGGGACAGTGCTGAGCCCTGCTGAAGGTCCTGGCCTTGGCTAGGAAATGACCCTGCTGCTCCTGTCACATCACCTTCGCAGGCCCCGCCCAAGCACCTTCCTCAGtgctccttccctgccttccttgCCCTTGACCCCCTTTCTTCAGCCCGCCCAGCTCCAGAACACTCGTCTTCAGCGCCCCTCCCCAGACCGCAGCGGTCGCCACACACTTGACATGTGAGCTGTTGGCTGCCTCGTGGGCTGGGCCACCTTGGCCGCTTGGACCTCCTAGACCCAGAATGGGGGCTTTGGGGGGGCGTGCTGGCAGCAACAGTAGCTGTCTAGGCTCTTGCCCTCCTCCAGATTGGGTCCCAAGTTCATTTCTGACTGCCAATCATAGGCATGAACACTGGGGAGTCCCTCCCTGGTGCCAAAGGCCCCCCACCACCCCGCTTCCCCTCTCCCGCTGTCCTCAGCcctggagagaaaggaaggggatgATGGTGTGCTCACCTTCAATGAAGAACAGTGGGCCAGGCTGAGGGAGGCCAGCTGGGATGGAGCCCCGTGCACAGAGCTCAGGGCCTGGGCCAGTTCCCGCCCTCTCACCAGACAGCACTCGGCCATGTCGAGGCTCTGCAGCTCCTGCAGGCCACCCAGAGCTGTACATCCTGCGTCTGTCAGCCGCTGCAGCTTCCCCAGGCTCAGGCGCCGCAGGTGCCGCAGGCCACGGCTCACGGCCAAGAGCGCCCCATCAGTCAGTTCTGAGCAGCCACTGAGGTCCAGGGAGGTAAGGCCTGGTTGCTGGAAGCACAGGGTAGCCACAGCCTCTGTGGAGAGGTCCCGGCAGCTGTGCAGGCTCAGCTCCTGAAGCTGCAGCCCAGCTACCTGGCCCAGGGCCCGCAGGGCCTCGGGTGGCAAGCCAGTGCCACTCAGGTCCAGGGCACGCAGCCTGCCAGCCCGCTCTTGCACGAATCGCAGCAGGTTGCAGAAGGAGAACTGGGAGGGAGAGGAGTCTTGGGGGCCGATGGACCCTCGGGCTGGGCCTAGCTCGAAGGTGAGGTGGCAGTATGCCAAGGAGAGGCGCTCCAGGCTGGGGGCACAGCTGCTGAGCCGGTTGAAGCTGAGGTCAGCCAGGTCTCGCAGGCCAGCCAGGTTGAGCTCACGGAGGCCGCTCAAAGCCTGCCGGACGCTCTGTGCCATCTCGGGCTGAGCCAGCAGTGTGCCCGAGGTGAAGAGGCTATTGCAGCCACTGAGGTCAAGGACACACAGGGCTGGGCAGCCCAGGATCAGGGCCACAAAGGAGGCCTCTGTGGGACTGCCTCCACCCAGGGACAAGCTCTGCAGGTGTGGGCCCAGGTGGTAAGCAACAGATTGTAGCATCTGGTGTGAAGCTGGAGAGCCATCCAGGTTGGTCAGGCGGATGCAGCAGATGCCCTTGAGGCCCAGGCTCTTGATGGccgagagggaggcagaggacaCGGGGATGTTGTATCGCACATCTGTCTACGGAGCAGCAGCAGGCCTGGGGGTAGCcctctggcttcagagggtgctGGGCATTGGGTTTGGTGACAAGTCACTGACCAGAGGTTGAGGGCAGGTCAAGGAAGGGCCCTTCCACAATGGAGACCCACCATGGTGTGTGGTGTCATGTGTGGTCAAGTTGGGTATGGGTAGGAAGTGGGAGCTGGGGTTCAAAGGAGATGACCatcagaggaagacaggaaggttAGTGATGGACAGGACGGGATACTGAGGGAGGGGTAGGGACAGTGGGGAGTTGGCATGCTGAGCACAGGAGGGCTGAGATGGGACCTAGAGGAAACCCAGTGAAGTCCCCAGGGTGTGGGATGGCAAAGTATGCCAGACTCCAACCTTTGGGACTTTCAGAAGGAGGCCCTGAGATCCATGGACTCAGCCTCCTACTCCAGGGACTTGGCATGAGCTAAGCAGCCAGGCTCCCCCACTTTCTAGAGAGTGTAGCCCTCCGAAGAGTGGAAGGCAATAGAAGTGAGGTAGGTGTCACTCACCACAACCCTCTATGGCCCAGGTGCCAGAGGTCTGGGGCAGGAAGTGAGGCCTAAGTCCCCTGGTGGCCTGAGAGAGCCTGTCACATGAATGTTTGCAAAAATGTGTTCTGTGTGTAAGCaaaaatgtgtgcatgtgcatatatgtgtgtgtgcatgtatgtgcatgtgtgtgtgtgtgcatgtgcgtgtgtgtgtgcatgaacaCGTGGAGCTGCCTGGTATTGGGCCCTGGATGCTCCAGAGTTCAAGATGTGCTTGTGATCCCTGCAGCATATCTCTGGAGGGGACATCTATCTGTCAAGGTAAGGACGCTGAAGCCTCCCATTTCCGTGGGTGGGAGCTAACAGAACACACCTCACCCGTGCCAAGGAAGTTGAGCTGGCTGTGCGTAGAGGAACAGGGGAGTGAGAATGGGGAGTGCACAGCTGGAGTCGGGTGGGACCCAAGAGAAAAGCTCAGGGCTACATAGTGGGAATAAGTTGGCTTGTGCAGGCATTTAGGAGCTCCCAGCTAAGGAGATATCTTCAAAGAACTTTTCCTGATATTGCACTGGAGTGAGCCAAAGGGAAATCGGTATAATTTGTGTGGAATAGATctctggggagagggagaagagggctTGGATTCTAAAATCCTTGCCCCATCTCCCTACCTCTTGGCCATGTTGCAGGCATGTGGTACTCAAAGAGGGCTCTTGTTTGAATCAACATGGTCCTGATGCAGGAAAGAATGCTCCCCTAAACCTGTCGTCAGTAACTGCAAAAACAAGCTGCTATTCCCTGCTGGTACCCCACAGACCATCATCAAAAGGGAatcaaagccaggcacagtggctcctgcctgtaatcccagcactttgggaggctgaggcgggtggatcacttgaggtcaagagtttgagaccagcctggccaacatggtgaaaccccatcctactaaaagtacagaaattaggctgggcgtggtggctcacacctgtaatcccagcactctgggaggccaaagtgcctcccagatcatgaggtcaggagatcgagaccatcctggctaacatggtgaaaccccatctctactaagaatacaaaaaaattagccgggcatggtggtgggcatctgtagtcccagctacttgggaggctgaggcaggagaatggcgtgaacccaggaggtggagcttgcagtgagccgagactgtaccactgcactccacctgggtgacagagcaagactccgtttcaaaaaaaaaaaaaagaaattcgctgggtgtggtggtgcatgcttataatcccagctacttgggaggctgaggcaggaggatcacttgaacctgagaggtggaggttgcagtgatccaagattgcaccactgcactccagtctgggcaacacagcaaaactccatctcaaaaaaaaaaaaggaatgcaaaaGGTAGAAGTGACTCACAGGATGTGCTCCTGCAAGATACTTATCAACAGGATTCTCCTGAGAAACACAGGACTCATTCCCAGGTGTGGAGAGGCCAGCCTGGCTTCTGCCACAGAGAAGTGGCACCCATGGCTGTAATGACAGGAAGGAGTGGTGTAAGAGACAGGAACCAGCTCCTGGCCTCTTTCACAGGAACCAGAGGTCAGCCAGGTTCCCCTTCCAGCCCCTACTTCTGGAACACGGTCATTCCAGATGAGAGGAGCACTCACCACAGGTCTCCTCGTGAGCAATGGATCGGGGATCTCAGGtgaaagggaggctgggaagaTCCCAGTGTGTGAGGGTGGAGAAGGCAATAAACATCAGAGAGGAATGGAGGGCATACCTCCAGCCATTCCCAAGCCGTGCAAGCTGGACGACTCCATCCCATGCAGATGAGAGGAAACTGGTTGGGGCAGGTGGGGCAGAGCTGGCTGTGAGGCAGCACCTCCTCCCCCAACTCACACATCACTGAGGAACCCCTGAAGGTCCTGCAGGCCCCAGCTCCAGCGGCACAGCACCTTCAGGGGCTCAGCCtgacttctttccttcccttcattCTGGAGCCTGGCTGGCCAGGAAGGGTCTCTTCTCTCCCACTGCCTCCCTATGAACCAGGTGGACAAAAGAACTTGGAAGACTCTGGCAATGCCCCAGGGCCCAAGTCCAGGGCTGGCTCCTGGCAGCAAGGCCACCTGATAAAGAAGCAGGGCCTGGCTTAAAGGACTTCCAGCTATGGGGGTACGGAAGAGGCTTGAGACCATGTCCGGGCCCCACCATTTTTGCTGGTGGGATGGGAGCAGCCTCTAAGCCACCTCCCAGGTGGCTCCTGAGGTCTGCTCCTGAGGTCACCTGCTCCTGAGGTCTTGTGGACTTAAAACTTCAggagttggccaggtgtggtggctcatgcctataatcctagcactttgggaggccaaggcaggcggatcacgaggtcaggagctcgagaccagcctggccaacatggtgaaaccctatctctactaaaaatacaaaaattagctgggcctggtggcaggagcttgtaatcccagctactcaggaggctgaggcaggaaaactgcttgaacccgggaggcagaggttgcagtgggccgagatcgtgccactgcactccagcctgagcaacagagcgagactccagcttaaataaataaataaataaataaataacctgcaGGAGCCCAGGAACAGCCTTTCAGGGATATTTCTCTGTGTGAGAGAACAGCAGCAGGCTGAAGCAGGCCTTCTGGGTTCTGGACTTTGGCCCTGGTATAGGACACCCCCTTCCTGGGCCCTGGGAAGATGCTTCTAGACCCACCCAAAGAGAACTGCAAGGCCACATGCTCTAGCTCTAGCTGCCCCATCTACAAAAGGAACACCTTGCCCCCTGGTCTCCTCCCTTCCCGATGCTGGCATCTTAAGAGTAattgctggccgggcatggtggttcatgcctgtaatccctggacTTTGccccaaggcgggcagatcacttaaggtcaggagttgaagaccagcctggccaacgtggtgaaaccccatctctactaaaaatacaaaaaagccgggcatggtgacagacacctgtaatcccagctactctgggggctgaggcaggagaatctcttgaacctcagaggcagaggttgcagtgagccaagatcctgccactgcactccagcctgggcgacagcacaagactccacctcaaaaaaaaagaaaaaaaaaagaataatcacaAAATCATTTGGGAACTGCTCTGAATCTGCTACAAGTGATGTATGTACCTTGTCTGTGGGAGACATGGGTTTTGTTGTACCTAATGAAGCCCTGAACCGAGACTGCAGGCCTGTGTACAGACTTGGAAAGCCATGTGACAGAGAAAATGGCCCTTCGTCCTGCCTAGTACAGGACTCCAAAGCTACCATGCTTGTTCTCCAGGAGGCCGTTGGGAAATGTACGCCCTGGCACCCAGGGCATTGGGCTCTAGAGAGGAGTTAGACTGGTGGGTCATACAGAGTCTGCTCCAGGACTTCATCAATCCCTCAGGCAGGGAGGGCACAAAGAGCTCTCTTCAGCTATTGCCTCATGGGGACCAACCAGCAGAGACAACCAGGGATCCCCCAGGAACAGACAGGGCCGGTGCATACGGAGGGTGCTGCCTTTGCCGGCATCCTTATTTGAGAAAACTGGGATTAAGGGAACAGGAGGGACTGGTCAGGGAAAGTAAGTCCCCAAGACCAGCGTCCTAGCCCAGCTTGGTGAGTCACCAGCTCTAGCTGGGCCTCGGTAAGCCAGTGTCTTCCACAGCACCTAACTGGTACCTAACTGCTACTGCCTCAGTATCCACCTGCCCATGCCCGAGCCCTGGGAGATGGTTCCTGCCTGCAGGGTCCCGCAGGTGCTCTCTGGCACATGGTAGGGGTGATGCCAGGTACCTGTGGCCTGGCCTCCCAGTGCTCCCAGCCTAGGTGGGGCTGAGTTTTGCAGAGGCACCAAAGGGTCTTTGTcaacattccttttttctttttcttgtttttggttaTCCCAAGGCTCTGTCATCTGTCTCTGTCTGCATTCTATCTGGAGAGCGTGGTTGGCTGGAGCAGCTCCCGCT is a window encoding:
- the LOC100439294 gene encoding F-box/LRR-repeat protein 20 isoform X5, producing the protein MAESLPLEMLTYILSFLPLSDQKEASLVSWAWYRAAQNALRESLGLKGICCIRLTNLDGSPASHQMLQSVAYHLGPHLQSLSLGGGSPTEASFVALILGCPALCVLDLSGCNSLFTSGTLLAQPEMAQSVRQALSGLRELNLAGLRDLADLSFNRLSSCAPSLERLSLAYCHLTFELGPARGSIGPQDSSPSQFSFCNLLRFVQERAGRLRALDLSGTGLPPEALRALGQVAGLQLQELSLHSCRDLSTEAVATLCFQQPGLTSLDLSGCSELTDGALLAVSRGLRHLRRLSLGKLQRLTDAGCTALGGLQELQSLDMAECCLVRGRELAQALSSVHGAPSQLASLSLAHCSSLKVLQFPQLRQLSLSLLPELTDNGLVVVARGCPSLEHLALSHCSRLSDKGWAQAASSWPRLQHLNLSSCSQLTEQTLDAIGQACRQLRVLDVAMCPGINMAAVRRFQAQLPQVSCVQSRFVGGADLTLTL